In the genome of Photobacterium sp. TY1-4, one region contains:
- a CDS encoding YheV family putative zinc ribbon protein, with protein MAKKRFIAGAVCPQCQQKDTLRWWQEHEMERVECVACDYSDSRAPQAVEASEQLSQQTKDQVIGIFKPE; from the coding sequence ATGGCAAAGAAACGATTTATTGCCGGTGCGGTTTGCCCGCAATGCCAGCAGAAGGATACCCTGCGCTGGTGGCAGGAACATGAGATGGAGCGGGTAGAGTGTGTTGCCTGTGATTATAGCGACAGCCGGGCGCCGCAGGCGGTGGAAGCCAGCGAGCAGCTGTCGCAGCAAACCAAAGATCAAGTAATTGGGATCTTTAAACCGGAATAA
- a CDS encoding IS4 family transposase, with protein MPLASALTDFLEESPVDISQLTTFSEHVPDEWVARATSLSTQATIRRRRLPSDMVLWLIVGMAFFRNEPIAEVARRMNVCAEGLANEELLAKSALTQARQRLGKEAPKWLFKQCAQVWGKERYPEDSWNKLQVFAVDGALFRTPDTPGLREHFGSGNTSGKRQTPYPVLRLVTMMNVRSHIIIDADISPYRRGEIPLAQPFINSLPDNSVTLLDKGFYGASLLLGISASGANRHWLIPAKKGVVYTLLDEEETNDNLIEMKVSPQARKKNPTLPEKWQVRAVTYEVDGKEKTVFTSLPREMYSAEQVATLYHERWEIELGYRDIKSSMQHNSLTLRSKTVELVYQELWGLLLGYNLVRREASQAAVAHDRAPTEISFKYACQFIASQLRVMSKALSPGNTPKRLKALRGDLSVLFKENRPRPSRPRAVKISKTRYPVNRHAAPLK; from the coding sequence ATGCCCTTAGCTTCCGCACTCACAGATTTTCTTGAAGAGTCTCCTGTCGATATCTCCCAGCTGACCACTTTCTCTGAACACGTTCCCGACGAGTGGGTTGCCAGAGCTACATCTTTATCGACTCAGGCAACCATCAGACGAAGACGGCTCCCCAGTGATATGGTGCTCTGGCTTATTGTCGGTATGGCCTTTTTCCGCAATGAGCCTATAGCTGAAGTGGCCCGCCGTATGAATGTCTGTGCCGAAGGGTTGGCAAACGAGGAACTCCTGGCCAAGAGTGCTCTGACACAAGCCCGTCAGCGACTGGGAAAGGAAGCGCCTAAATGGCTGTTCAAACAGTGTGCTCAGGTATGGGGTAAAGAAAGGTACCCGGAAGACAGCTGGAATAAACTTCAGGTTTTTGCTGTTGATGGGGCTCTGTTCAGGACCCCGGATACCCCCGGGCTTCGCGAACACTTCGGTTCGGGAAACACATCCGGAAAGCGCCAGACACCTTACCCTGTACTCCGTCTTGTCACCATGATGAACGTGCGTTCCCATATCATCATTGATGCCGATATCAGCCCTTATCGCCGAGGTGAAATACCGCTGGCCCAACCCTTTATCAACTCGCTGCCGGATAACTCGGTGACTTTGCTGGATAAGGGATTTTACGGAGCAAGCCTGTTGCTGGGCATCTCTGCCAGCGGGGCAAACCGACATTGGCTTATTCCTGCTAAAAAAGGCGTGGTATACACACTTCTCGACGAGGAGGAAACCAATGACAACCTTATCGAGATGAAGGTCTCGCCCCAAGCGAGAAAGAAGAATCCGACCCTTCCTGAGAAATGGCAGGTACGGGCAGTCACCTATGAGGTAGACGGGAAAGAGAAAACGGTTTTCACCTCCCTGCCAAGAGAGATGTACAGCGCCGAGCAGGTTGCCACCCTATACCACGAACGCTGGGAGATTGAACTGGGCTACCGCGATATAAAGAGCTCCATGCAGCACAATTCTCTTACCTTGCGGAGCAAAACGGTCGAGCTGGTTTATCAAGAGTTATGGGGGTTGCTTCTCGGCTACAACCTGGTCAGGAGAGAGGCAAGCCAGGCGGCTGTGGCGCATGACAGAGCCCCCACAGAAATAAGCTTCAAGTACGCCTGCCAGTTTATTGCAAGTCAGCTCAGGGTAATGAGTAAGGCACTGTCACCGGGAAACACGCCCAAGAGGCTAAAGGCACTACGGGGGGACCTGTCAGTGCTCTTCAAGGAAAATCGCCCCAGGCCATCTAGGCCCAGGGCAGTTAAGATATCAAAGACCCGCTACCCGGTTAATCGCCATGCAGCTCCCCTTAAGTGA
- the rpsL gene encoding 30S ribosomal protein S12 — protein MATINQLVRKPRAKQVVKSNVPALEACPQKRGVCTRVYTTTPKKPNSALRKVCRVRLTNGFEVTSYIGGEGHNLQEHSVVLIRGGRVKDLPGVRYHTVRGALDCAGVNDRKQGRSKYGVKRPKS, from the coding sequence ATGGCAACTATTAACCAGCTGGTACGCAAGCCACGTGCAAAGCAAGTTGTTAAAAGCAACGTGCCTGCGCTAGAAGCGTGTCCACAAAAACGTGGTGTATGTACTCGTGTATACACTACTACTCCTAAGAAACCAAACTCAGCACTACGTAAAGTGTGCCGTGTTCGTCTGACGAACGGTTTCGAAGTAACTTCATACATCGGCGGTGAAGGCCACAACCTGCAAGAGCACAGTGTTGTTCTGATCCGTGGTGGTCGTGTTAAAGACCTTCCTGGTGTTCGCTACCACACTGTTCGTGGTGCACTTGACTGTGCAGGCGTTAATGACCGTAAACAAGGTCGTTCTAAGTACGGTGTGAAGCGTCCTAAGTCTTAA
- the kefG gene encoding glutathione-regulated potassium-efflux system ancillary protein KefG, with protein sequence MTTQEQPSHDPQLPRILVIYAHPDPQESVANRAMIRGIADLPHVTIHDLYGAYPNFFIDVSQERQLIRQHDIIVFQHPLYMYSCPALLKEWIDTVLSKGFAHGDGTDTIGKHWRSVITTGGAAEAYTPDGYNRCTVAEILRPFELCADLCQMTWIEPLTLHWARRIPALELTQHVATYRAWLANPFHTAQEMTDGE encoded by the coding sequence AACAACCAAGCCACGACCCACAGCTGCCACGGATCCTGGTGATTTATGCCCACCCGGATCCGCAGGAATCGGTCGCGAACCGCGCCATGATCCGCGGGATCGCGGATCTGCCGCATGTCACCATTCACGATCTTTACGGAGCCTACCCGAATTTCTTTATTGATGTCAGCCAGGAGCGGCAGTTGATCCGCCAGCATGACATCATCGTGTTCCAGCATCCGCTCTATATGTACTCCTGCCCGGCGCTGCTCAAGGAATGGATCGATACCGTGCTGAGCAAAGGGTTTGCCCATGGGGACGGCACGGACACCATCGGCAAGCACTGGCGTTCGGTGATCACCACCGGCGGGGCGGCGGAAGCCTATACCCCGGATGGCTATAACCGCTGTACGGTGGCGGAGATCCTGCGCCCGTTCGAGCTGTGTGCCGATTTGTGCCAGATGACCTGGATTGAGCCGCTGACGTTGCACTGGGCGCGGCGGATCCCGGCGCTGGAGCTGACCCAGCATGTGGCCACCTACCGGGCGTGGCTGGCGAACCCTTTCCACACGGCGCAGGAGATGACAGATGGCGAGTGA
- the fkpA gene encoding FKBP-type peptidyl-prolyl cis-trans isomerase: MKPVLKMSVLAATILLAVGCQDEKTAEAKPEAPAKVEQVASDAATAFASEDDKAAYAIGASLAQYLSANLDQQKELGMTLDREQVLAGVRDVFAGNSRLTPEETQQALQDLDKRVSEMMMAKAQEEADKNSKAGDAFRAEFEKQDGVMKTDSGLLYQVETQGEGEKPQATDTVKVHYKGTLTDGTEFDSSYKRNQPATFPLNQVIPGWTEGVQLMPVGSKFKFVIPPELAYGSQANPSIPANSTLVFEVELLDIVKSEAAQAEAGDAATQ, encoded by the coding sequence ATGAAACCTGTTCTAAAGATGTCTGTTTTGGCTGCGACAATCCTACTGGCTGTAGGCTGCCAAGATGAGAAAACGGCCGAAGCCAAACCTGAAGCCCCTGCCAAGGTGGAGCAGGTTGCATCTGATGCAGCAACAGCGTTTGCGTCTGAGGACGATAAAGCCGCGTATGCGATTGGTGCTTCGCTGGCACAATATCTGTCAGCGAATCTGGATCAGCAAAAAGAGCTGGGCATGACGCTGGATCGGGAGCAGGTGCTGGCCGGGGTGCGTGATGTCTTTGCCGGGAACAGTCGTCTGACACCGGAAGAAACCCAACAGGCCCTGCAGGATCTGGACAAGCGTGTGTCTGAGATGATGATGGCCAAGGCGCAGGAAGAAGCAGACAAGAACAGCAAGGCCGGCGATGCGTTCCGCGCCGAGTTCGAAAAGCAAGATGGCGTCATGAAGACGGATTCCGGCCTGTTGTACCAGGTAGAAACGCAAGGTGAAGGCGAGAAGCCACAGGCAACCGACACCGTGAAAGTGCACTACAAAGGCACGCTGACGGACGGCACTGAGTTTGACAGCTCGTACAAGCGCAACCAGCCGGCAACCTTCCCGCTGAACCAAGTGATCCCGGGTTGGACCGAAGGCGTTCAGCTGATGCCGGTCGGTTCGAAGTTCAAGTTTGTCATTCCGCCGGAGCTGGCTTACGGCTCGCAGGCCAACCCAAGCATTCCGGCCAACTCGACGCTGGTGTTTGAGGTTGAGCTGCTGGATATCGTGAAATCTGAAGCGGCTCAGGCGGAAGCCGGCGACGCAGCGACCCAGTAA
- the slyD gene encoding peptidylprolyl isomerase yields MKVAKDIVVSLAYQVKTEDGVVVDQSTAEAPLDYLHGHNNLIVGLEKALEGREAGEKFEVTVAPEEAYGEHMDEMVQRVPADVFQGVDEITVGMRFLADTDQGPIPVEVTEVDGDHVVVDGNHMLAGQTLTFAAEVVALREATEEEIAHGHIHQGGGCCGGGSCGDHDHGHDHDHEGGCCSH; encoded by the coding sequence ATGAAAGTCGCTAAAGACATCGTAGTAAGCCTGGCTTATCAAGTGAAAACTGAAGATGGCGTGGTAGTCGATCAGTCAACTGCTGAAGCACCACTGGATTACCTTCACGGCCACAACAACCTGATTGTGGGTCTGGAGAAGGCACTGGAAGGTCGTGAAGCCGGCGAGAAATTCGAAGTGACCGTTGCTCCGGAAGAAGCTTATGGCGAGCATATGGATGAAATGGTTCAGCGTGTTCCAGCGGATGTATTCCAGGGCGTTGACGAAATCACTGTGGGTATGCGCTTCCTGGCGGATACTGATCAGGGTCCGATCCCGGTTGAAGTTACTGAAGTTGATGGCGACCACGTGGTGGTTGACGGCAACCACATGCTGGCCGGCCAGACGCTGACGTTTGCTGCAGAAGTTGTTGCGCTGCGTGAAGCGACTGAAGAAGAAATCGCCCACGGCCACATCCACCAGGGTGGCGGTTGCTGCGGTGGCGGTAGCTGCGGTGATCACGACCACGGTCACGATCATGACCACGAAGGTGGTTGCTGCTCGCACTAA
- a CDS encoding SlyX family protein, giving the protein MTEIEKLQAQIDELEMKQAFQEQTIEELNQALTQQQFAIDKMHTQLQFLVGKVKGMEPSNMASESEETPPPHY; this is encoded by the coding sequence ATGACCGAGATTGAAAAATTACAGGCCCAGATCGATGAGCTGGAAATGAAGCAGGCGTTTCAGGAGCAGACCATTGAAGAGCTCAACCAGGCACTGACCCAGCAGCAGTTTGCGATCGACAAAATGCACACGCAACTGCAGTTTCTGGTCGGAAAAGTCAAAGGGATGGAGCCATCCAATATGGCCAGTGAGTCAGAAGAAACCCCGCCGCCCCATTACTGA
- a CDS encoding transcriptional regulator, whose product MVSTDNFGSDVMVESDLIEARAFTEHDYIVLRSYEAVVDGLAALIGPFCEIVLHSLADLNTSAIKIANGENTGRKVGSPITDLALRMLRDIEGSERNFSRAYFTRAKGGALMKSITIAIRNGEDRIIGLLCINVNLDAPFSQILQSFMPTDEAKQAASSVNFASDVDELVDQTVERTIEEINADKNVSNNAKNRQIVMELYDKGIFDIKDAINRVAERLNISKHTVYLYIRQRKTEDGEK is encoded by the coding sequence GTGGTTTCGACAGATAACTTTGGCTCTGACGTCATGGTGGAAAGTGACCTGATTGAAGCGCGGGCCTTCACCGAACATGACTATATCGTTTTGCGCTCGTATGAAGCGGTCGTCGACGGGCTGGCAGCCCTGATCGGCCCGTTTTGTGAGATCGTGCTGCACTCGCTGGCTGATCTGAACACCTCCGCGATTAAAATTGCCAACGGGGAGAATACCGGGCGGAAGGTCGGCTCGCCGATCACCGATCTGGCGCTGCGGATGTTGCGTGATATCGAAGGCTCTGAGCGGAATTTTTCCCGGGCCTATTTTACCCGTGCGAAAGGCGGTGCGTTGATGAAGTCGATCACCATTGCGATCCGCAATGGCGAGGATCGGATCATCGGCCTGCTGTGCATCAACGTCAATCTTGACGCGCCGTTCTCCCAGATCCTGCAATCGTTCATGCCGACGGATGAAGCCAAGCAGGCGGCGTCCAGCGTAAACTTTGCCAGCGACGTGGATGAGTTGGTGGATCAGACTGTTGAGCGGACGATTGAAGAGATCAATGCCGACAAGAATGTCTCCAACAACGCCAAGAACCGGCAGATTGTCATGGAGCTGTATGACAAGGGTATCTTTGACATTAAAGATGCCATCAACCGGGTGGCGGAGCGGCTGAACATTTCCAAGCATACGGTGTACCTGTATATCCGTCAGCGTAAAACCGAGGATGGCGAAAAATGA
- a CDS encoding WD40 repeat domain-containing protein — MRKNIPVLSIILALFILTGCFFSGSESQRWELAPEGATSFSLSRDGRFALFHTTQQGIVLWDLQQNKRLADFGSQDPHHNPVLSSRISDNHRFAITATAQNFAVWDLAWGQSDGLWSVSDGIIRDVDIANNGQHVLLGLSNGKAMYVDLGTGRRLEFLAHREKVNSVALSANGQYALSGGNDHNAYLWDTQTGQVIYQFAHNSRISRVALQRDGKLALTADGGNDIYLWRLDSGDKQAELAVRLRQQNLSSARFSDDGHWLATGTPARRVELWDTATGENLGRWEAAPQQDTRPPAAVVYDVAITPDGQVISGTSAGIAQAWTTK; from the coding sequence ATGCGCAAAAATATTCCAGTCTTAAGCATTATTTTGGCACTGTTCATCCTGACCGGCTGTTTTTTTTCAGGTTCTGAAAGTCAGCGCTGGGAGCTGGCTCCGGAAGGCGCCACCAGCTTCAGCCTCAGCCGGGATGGCCGGTTTGCCCTTTTTCATACGACGCAACAAGGTATCGTGCTGTGGGACTTACAGCAAAACAAAAGGTTAGCTGATTTTGGTTCTCAAGATCCACATCACAATCCGGTCCTGTCGAGCCGGATCTCCGACAACCACCGTTTCGCCATTACGGCCACCGCACAAAATTTTGCAGTCTGGGACCTGGCCTGGGGGCAATCCGACGGGCTCTGGTCGGTTTCCGACGGGATCATCCGCGATGTCGATATCGCCAATAACGGCCAGCATGTCCTGCTCGGGTTATCGAACGGGAAGGCAATGTACGTCGACTTAGGCACCGGTCGTCGCCTGGAGTTCCTTGCCCACCGGGAAAAAGTCAATTCTGTCGCCCTGTCGGCCAATGGCCAGTATGCCCTGTCCGGCGGCAATGACCACAATGCCTACCTGTGGGATACCCAAACCGGCCAGGTGATCTACCAGTTTGCCCACAATTCGCGGATCAGCCGGGTGGCGCTGCAGCGCGACGGTAAGCTGGCCCTGACGGCCGATGGCGGCAATGACATCTATCTTTGGCGCCTGGATTCCGGGGACAAACAAGCCGAACTGGCGGTCCGCCTGCGCCAGCAAAACCTCTCCAGCGCCCGGTTTTCTGATGACGGCCACTGGCTGGCGACCGGCACTCCGGCCCGGCGCGTCGAACTGTGGGATACCGCCACCGGCGAAAACCTCGGTCGCTGGGAAGCCGCCCCGCAACAAGACACTCGACCCCCGGCAGCAGTGGTGTATGATGTCGCCATTACCCCAGACGGGCAGGTGATCTCCGGCACCTCCGCCGGCATTGCCCAGGCCTGGACCACCAAATAA
- the rpsG gene encoding 30S ribosomal protein S7 gives MPRRRVIGQRKILPDPKFKSELLAKFVNILMIDGKKSTAEKIVYTALDTMAERSGEEHLAIFEKALENVRPAVEVKSRRVGGSTYQVPVEVRPVRRNALAMRWLVEAARKRGEKSMAGRLAAEMLDAADNKGSAVKKREDVHRMAEANKAFAHYRW, from the coding sequence ATGCCACGTCGTCGCGTAATTGGTCAGCGTAAGATCCTTCCAGATCCAAAGTTCAAATCTGAACTGCTGGCAAAATTCGTCAACATCCTAATGATTGACGGTAAGAAATCTACTGCAGAGAAAATTGTTTACACTGCACTGGATACAATGGCTGAGCGTTCTGGTGAAGAACACCTGGCTATCTTTGAAAAAGCTCTTGAAAACGTTCGTCCAGCGGTAGAAGTTAAGTCTCGCCGTGTGGGTGGTTCAACTTACCAAGTACCAGTTGAAGTACGTCCAGTACGTCGTAACGCGCTGGCTATGCGTTGGTTGGTTGAAGCTGCGCGTAAGCGTGGTGAAAAATCTATGGCTGGTCGTCTGGCTGCTGAAATGCTGGATGCCGCTGACAACAAAGGTTCTGCTGTTAAGAAACGTGAAGACGTTCACCGTATGGCAGAAGCGAACAAAGCGTTCGCACATTACCGCTGGTAA
- the kefB gene encoding glutathione-regulated potassium-efflux system protein KefB, producing MASDVLSVSVVFLAAAVVAVPIAQRLGLGSVLGYLLAGIAIGPWGLRLISDVDAILHFSEFGVVLLLFLIGLELNPKKLWQMRKPILGLGGSQVVVTSAVIAALVMASSHYFPEISWRDALVVGMGLALSSTAIALRVIEEQSLGGSETGQAGFAVLLFQDIAVIPMLAVLPALAGGGGGSWLDFAWMIGGIVALLVGGHFLLRPLFRWVVVSGVRELFNVAALLLVIGIALGMQSLGLSMALGTFLAGVLLAESEYRHELEIAIEPFKGLLLGLFFISVGMAVNLGLLLQYPLQILAAVIALVCVKGLLLYGLARLFGIRAKSRSQMAAILSQGGEFAFVLFTAAMGEGLLGTQLSSFLLVVVSISMMTTPLVLLLQEKWFIRTFKAEAEEAMESDVIDREPRVIITGFGRFGQVVGRLLFANKIRVTVLERDPSQIQFLRKFGYKVYYGDATQLDLLRAAGADKAEAIIICTDEPDEVMKVVLLCQQYFPQLKILARARSRVEAHQLLGHGVEHFSRETFAGALDLGRQALISLGMHPYKAQRAEAHFRKLDTTALRDLLPQHSEDVHLASRAKEARKELEEIFDREMRGEQERHNGWD from the coding sequence ATGGCGAGTGATGTATTGTCGGTCAGTGTGGTCTTTCTGGCTGCGGCTGTGGTCGCGGTGCCGATTGCCCAGCGTCTGGGCCTGGGATCGGTGTTGGGCTATCTGCTGGCGGGGATCGCGATTGGCCCCTGGGGGCTGAGGCTGATTTCCGATGTCGACGCAATTTTGCATTTTTCCGAATTCGGGGTGGTGCTGCTGCTGTTTTTGATTGGGTTGGAGCTCAATCCCAAGAAGCTGTGGCAGATGCGCAAGCCGATCCTCGGGCTCGGCGGCAGCCAGGTGGTGGTGACCAGCGCGGTGATTGCGGCGCTGGTGATGGCCAGCAGCCATTATTTCCCGGAGATCAGCTGGCGTGATGCGCTGGTGGTCGGGATGGGGCTGGCGTTGTCCTCGACCGCGATTGCCCTGCGGGTAATTGAAGAGCAGAGCCTCGGCGGCAGTGAAACCGGTCAGGCCGGGTTTGCAGTGTTGCTGTTTCAGGATATCGCGGTGATCCCGATGCTGGCGGTGCTGCCGGCACTGGCCGGGGGCGGCGGCGGCAGCTGGCTCGATTTTGCCTGGATGATCGGGGGGATTGTGGCCCTGCTGGTCGGCGGCCATTTCCTGCTCCGGCCGCTGTTTCGCTGGGTGGTGGTCAGCGGGGTGCGGGAGCTGTTTAACGTCGCGGCCCTGTTGCTGGTGATCGGCATTGCGCTAGGGATGCAGTCGCTGGGCCTGTCGATGGCGCTGGGGACGTTCCTTGCCGGGGTGCTGCTGGCCGAGAGTGAATACCGCCACGAGCTGGAAATTGCCATTGAGCCGTTCAAAGGTTTGCTCCTCGGTCTGTTTTTTATCTCGGTGGGGATGGCGGTCAATCTAGGGCTGCTGCTTCAGTATCCGTTGCAGATCCTGGCGGCGGTGATTGCGCTGGTGTGCGTCAAGGGCCTGCTGCTTTACGGCCTGGCGCGGTTGTTCGGGATCCGCGCCAAGTCGCGCAGCCAGATGGCGGCAATTCTCAGCCAGGGCGGGGAATTCGCTTTTGTCCTGTTTACGGCGGCGATGGGCGAGGGGCTGCTGGGCACGCAGTTGTCTTCGTTCTTGCTGGTGGTGGTCAGTATCTCGATGATGACCACCCCGCTGGTGCTGCTGTTGCAGGAGAAATGGTTCATCCGCACCTTCAAGGCCGAAGCCGAAGAGGCGATGGAAAGCGATGTGATTGATCGCGAGCCGCGGGTGATCATTACCGGGTTTGGCCGCTTCGGCCAGGTGGTGGGGCGGTTGCTGTTTGCCAACAAAATCCGGGTCACGGTATTGGAACGGGATCCGAGTCAGATCCAGTTCCTGCGTAAATTCGGCTATAAGGTTTATTATGGCGATGCGACGCAGCTGGATTTATTGCGTGCTGCCGGGGCTGATAAGGCCGAAGCCATTATTATCTGTACCGATGAACCGGATGAAGTGATGAAGGTGGTGCTGCTGTGTCAGCAGTATTTTCCTCAGCTCAAAATCCTGGCCCGGGCCCGTAGCCGGGTGGAGGCACATCAGTTGCTGGGGCACGGGGTGGAGCACTTCTCGCGGGAAACCTTTGCCGGAGCCCTTGATTTGGGGCGCCAAGCCCTTATATCTCTCGGCATGCACCCGTATAAGGCTCAGCGGGCTGAGGCGCATTTTCGTAAACTGGATACAACAGCCCTGCGTGATTTGCTGCCGCAGCATTCCGAAGACGTTCACTTAGCCTCGCGGGCCAAAGAGGCCCGCAAAGAGCTGGAAGAGATCTTCGATCGGGAGATGCGCGGTGAGCAAGAGCGGCACAACGGCTGGGATTAA
- the tusC gene encoding sulfurtransferase complex subunit TusC, with translation MKSLGFVFHSAPHGSSSGREGLDAVLATSAYSEEIKVFFIGDGVFQLLAGQQPEQVLCRDYIATFKMLALYDIEQVYVCQQSLAERGIDPAGLLIETELLSAEALSAQLHQCQRVLSF, from the coding sequence ATGAAATCATTAGGCTTTGTCTTTCACAGCGCCCCCCATGGCAGCAGTAGCGGCCGCGAAGGGCTTGATGCGGTGCTGGCGACTTCAGCATACAGTGAAGAGATCAAGGTATTTTTTATCGGTGACGGCGTGTTTCAGCTGTTGGCAGGCCAACAGCCGGAGCAGGTGTTGTGCCGGGACTATATCGCCACCTTCAAGATGCTGGCACTGTATGACATCGAGCAGGTGTATGTGTGCCAGCAGTCACTGGCCGAGCGGGGGATTGACCCTGCAGGCCTGTTGATTGAGACCGAGCTGCTGAGCGCAGAAGCGCTGAGCGCCCAACTGCACCAATGCCAGCGTGTGCTAAGTTTCTGA
- the tusB gene encoding sulfurtransferase complex subunit TusB has product MLHTIMTSPFQSQALRRCLRYLAPQDEILLIQDAVVAGTEKNAWSEALTQAGVNIYVLEVDLVARGLREQMNERIHVVDYSGFVGLTERHESQMKWE; this is encoded by the coding sequence ATGCTCCATACCATCATGACTTCCCCGTTTCAGAGTCAGGCCCTGCGGCGTTGCCTGCGTTATCTTGCCCCACAGGACGAAATTTTGTTGATCCAGGATGCGGTGGTGGCCGGGACCGAAAAAAATGCCTGGTCCGAGGCGCTCACGCAGGCCGGCGTAAACATATATGTACTGGAAGTGGATCTGGTCGCCCGTGGATTACGTGAGCAGATGAACGAACGGATCCATGTTGTTGATTATTCAGGATTTGTTGGCTTAACAGAACGCCACGAAAGCCAGATGAAATGGGAGTAG
- the tusD gene encoding sulfurtransferase complex subunit TusD: MSLNYVLVVDGPAYGTQAARTAYQFAQAVLAEGHRLTRIFFYRDGVYNGSALSAPASDEFDLVAAWQQLAAAHQIELQTCVAAALRRGIVGEQEAAQNQLPGQNLAAGFEQAGLGGLSEALLTADRVIQF; this comes from the coding sequence ATGAGCCTGAACTATGTGCTGGTGGTGGACGGACCGGCATACGGGACTCAGGCCGCCCGTACGGCTTATCAGTTTGCACAGGCCGTTCTGGCCGAAGGGCACCGCTTGACCCGGATATTTTTCTACCGGGACGGGGTGTATAACGGCTCGGCATTGTCGGCTCCCGCCTCTGACGAATTCGATTTGGTTGCTGCCTGGCAGCAGCTGGCCGCAGCACATCAAATTGAATTACAGACCTGTGTTGCCGCGGCGCTGCGCCGTGGCATTGTTGGTGAGCAGGAAGCGGCCCAGAATCAGTTGCCGGGTCAGAATCTGGCGGCTGGTTTTGAACAGGCCGGGCTCGGCGGGTTATCCGAAGCCCTGCTGACCGCGGATCGGGTGATCCAGTTTTAA